A window of the Thermus thermophilus HB8 genome harbors these coding sequences:
- the cobT gene encoding nicotinate-nucleotide--dimethylbenzimidazole phosphoribosyltransferase encodes MDPEVFAQARLRMDQLTKPPRALGYLEEVALRLAALQGRVKPELGRGAVVVAAADHGVVAEGVSAYPQEVTRQMVLNFLRGGAAINQFALAADCAVYVLDVGVVGELPDHPGLLKRKVRPGTANLAQGPAMTPEEAERALLAGREAARRAIAEGATLLAAGDMGIGNTTAAAALTAALLGLPPEAVVGRGTGVGEEGLRRKRQAVARALARLHPGMGPLEVAAEVGGLELVAIAGIYLEGYEAGLPLVLDGFPVTAGALLAWKMAPGLRDHLFAGHLSREPGHRHQLEALGLRPLLDLDLALGEGTGAVLAMPLLRAAARILHMATFQEAGVSRG; translated from the coding sequence ATGGACCCGGAGGTCTTCGCCCAAGCCCGGCTCCGCATGGACCAGCTCACCAAGCCCCCCCGCGCCTTGGGCTACCTGGAGGAGGTGGCCCTGCGCCTCGCCGCCCTCCAGGGCCGGGTGAAGCCCGAGCTCGGGCGGGGGGCGGTGGTGGTGGCCGCCGCCGACCACGGGGTGGTGGCCGAGGGGGTCTCGGCCTACCCCCAGGAGGTCACCCGGCAGATGGTCCTGAACTTCCTCCGCGGGGGCGCCGCCATCAACCAGTTCGCCCTGGCGGCGGACTGCGCCGTCTACGTCCTGGACGTGGGGGTGGTGGGGGAGCTTCCCGACCACCCGGGGCTTCTCAAGCGCAAGGTGCGCCCGGGGACGGCGAACCTCGCCCAAGGCCCCGCCATGACCCCGGAGGAGGCGGAGAGGGCCCTCCTGGCGGGCCGCGAGGCGGCGAGGCGGGCCATCGCGGAAGGGGCCACCCTCCTCGCCGCCGGGGACATGGGCATCGGCAACACCACGGCGGCGGCCGCCCTCACCGCCGCCCTCTTAGGCCTCCCTCCCGAGGCCGTGGTGGGCCGGGGGACGGGGGTGGGGGAGGAGGGCCTGAGGCGGAAGCGCCAAGCGGTGGCCCGGGCCCTCGCCCGCCTCCATCCGGGCATGGGTCCCCTCGAGGTGGCGGCCGAGGTGGGGGGGCTTGAGCTTGTGGCCATCGCCGGGATCTACCTCGAGGGGTACGAGGCCGGGCTTCCCTTGGTCCTGGACGGCTTTCCCGTGACCGCGGGGGCCCTTTTGGCCTGGAAGATGGCGCCGGGGCTTAGGGACCACCTCTTCGCCGGCCACCTCTCCCGGGAGCCCGGCCACCGCCACCAGCTGGAGGCCCTGGGCCTGAGGCCGCTTTTGGACCTGGACCTCGCCCTGGGGGAGGGGACGGGGGCGGTCCTCGCCATGCCCCTTCTCCGGGCCGCGGCCCGCATCCTCCACATGGCCACCTTCCAGGAGGCGGGGGTTTCCCGGGGGTGA
- a CDS encoding histidine phosphatase family protein, whose product MELWLVRHGETLWNREGRLLGWTDLPLTAEGEAQARRLKGALPSLPAFSSDLLRARRTAELAGFSPRLYPELREIHFGALEGALWETLDPRYKEALLRFQGFHPPGGESLSAFQERVFRFLEGLKAPAVLFTHGGVVRAVLRALGEDGLVPPGSAVAVDWPRRVLVRLALDGEEATG is encoded by the coding sequence ATGGAGCTCTGGCTCGTGCGCCACGGGGAGACCCTCTGGAACCGGGAGGGAAGGCTTCTCGGCTGGACGGACCTCCCCCTCACGGCGGAGGGCGAGGCCCAGGCGCGAAGGCTCAAGGGGGCGCTTCCTTCTCTTCCCGCCTTCAGCTCGGACCTCCTCCGGGCGAGGCGGACGGCGGAGCTTGCGGGGTTTTCCCCCCGCCTCTACCCCGAGCTTCGGGAGATCCACTTCGGAGCGCTGGAGGGGGCCCTTTGGGAGACCCTGGACCCCCGTTACAAGGAGGCCCTCCTAAGGTTCCAGGGCTTCCACCCCCCGGGAGGGGAAAGCCTCTCGGCCTTCCAGGAAAGGGTCTTCCGCTTCCTGGAGGGGCTTAAAGCCCCTGCGGTCCTCTTCACCCACGGGGGGGTGGTGCGGGCGGTGCTCAGGGCCTTGGGGGAGGACGGCCTTGTGCCCCCGGGAAGCGCGGTGGCGGTGGACTGGCCCAGGAGGGTGCTCGTCCGCCTCGCCCTTGACGGGGAGGAGGCAACGGGGTAA
- a CDS encoding HoxN/HupN/NixA family nickel/cobalt transporter, with protein sequence MTGLELLAVALGMRHGVDPDHLAAVDGLSRVRPSPLNGVLFALGHGGVVTLLAFPAASLLGRVDLEALHLPAFLLLLVAALNLYRLLKPTPPTPPKGLPLLNPLLLGVLFGLGFETASQLSALALSAELSPLRLGAFFTLGMLLVDGVDGLLASRLQNLAKDSRRAEEASRLLGWAVVAVALVLALAELGGVDLEAFALPLGLGLFGLLVSLRLYALRPA encoded by the coding sequence GTGACGGGCCTCGAGCTTCTGGCCGTGGCCCTGGGGATGCGCCACGGCGTGGACCCCGACCACCTGGCGGCGGTGGACGGGCTTTCCCGGGTGAGGCCCTCGCCCCTTAACGGCGTCCTCTTCGCCCTGGGGCACGGGGGGGTGGTCACCCTCCTGGCCTTCCCCGCGGCAAGCCTCCTCGGGCGGGTGGACCTCGAGGCCCTCCACCTCCCCGCCTTCCTCCTCCTCTTGGTGGCGGCCCTGAACCTCTACCGGCTCCTCAAGCCCACCCCTCCTACCCCCCCGAAAGGGCTTCCCCTCCTCAACCCCCTCCTCCTCGGGGTCCTCTTCGGCCTCGGGTTTGAGACGGCGAGCCAGCTTTCCGCCCTGGCCCTTTCCGCCGAGCTCTCCCCTTTGCGCCTCGGGGCCTTCTTCACCCTGGGGATGCTCCTCGTGGACGGGGTGGACGGGCTTCTGGCGAGCCGTCTGCAGAACCTGGCCAAGGACTCCCGAAGGGCGGAAGAGGCGAGCCGCCTCCTCGGGTGGGCGGTGGTGGCCGTGGCCCTGGTTCTGGCCCTGGCGGAGCTCGGGGGGGTGGACCTCGAGGCCTTCGCCCTACCCCTAGGCCTCGGCCTCTTCGGCCTCCTGGTCTCCTTGAGGCTCTACGCCCTGAGGCCCGCATGA
- a CDS encoding cobalt-precorrin-5B (C(1))-methyltransferase, which produces MSHPYPPPRDKKGSRIGFTTGANAAAAAKAAALALLGEAPEVVDIWLPAGWRQPFRVFRLERKGDGVLVGMIKDAGDDPDVTHGAEIQAFVRFASEDRLEGGEGVGVVTKPGLGVPVGEPAINPVPRRMIWEAVREVTERPLAVTIAIPGGEELAKKTLNPRLGILGGLSVLGTTGVVKPYSTSAFRMSVVQAVGVARANGLLEIAATTGGKSERFAQRLLPHLPEMAFIEMGDFVGDVLRAARKVGVEVVRVVGMIGKISKMADGKTMTHAAGGEVNLSLLLSLLKEAGASPKALKEAEGAATARRFLEIALEEGLELFFVNLVRLAQEKLQAYIGERPFVSVALTDFDEGRCLAAWPDREVYRG; this is translated from the coding sequence ATGAGCCACCCCTACCCCCCGCCCCGGGACAAGAAGGGAAGCCGCATCGGCTTCACCACGGGGGCAAACGCCGCCGCGGCGGCCAAGGCCGCGGCCCTCGCCCTCCTCGGGGAAGCCCCGGAGGTGGTGGACATCTGGCTTCCCGCGGGGTGGCGGCAACCCTTCCGGGTCTTCCGCCTGGAAAGGAAGGGGGACGGGGTCCTGGTGGGGATGATCAAGGACGCCGGGGACGACCCCGACGTGACCCACGGGGCGGAGATCCAGGCCTTCGTGCGCTTTGCGAGCGAAGACCGCCTCGAGGGGGGCGAGGGGGTAGGGGTGGTGACCAAGCCCGGCCTCGGGGTGCCCGTGGGGGAGCCCGCCATCAACCCCGTGCCCAGGCGGATGATCTGGGAAGCGGTGCGGGAGGTGACGGAAAGGCCCCTCGCCGTCACCATCGCCATCCCCGGCGGGGAGGAGCTCGCCAAGAAGACCTTAAACCCCAGGCTCGGGATCCTCGGGGGGCTCTCCGTCCTCGGGACCACGGGGGTGGTGAAGCCCTACTCCACCAGCGCCTTCCGCATGAGCGTGGTCCAGGCGGTGGGGGTGGCGCGGGCGAACGGGCTCTTAGAGATCGCCGCCACCACGGGGGGCAAGAGCGAGCGCTTCGCCCAAAGGCTCCTCCCCCACCTCCCGGAGATGGCCTTCATAGAGATGGGGGACTTCGTGGGGGACGTCCTCCGGGCCGCCAGGAAGGTGGGGGTAGAGGTGGTGCGCGTCGTGGGAATGATCGGGAAGATCTCCAAGATGGCCGACGGCAAGACCATGACCCACGCCGCCGGGGGCGAGGTGAACCTCTCCCTCCTCCTTTCCCTCCTCAAGGAGGCGGGGGCAAGCCCTAAGGCCCTCAAGGAGGCGGAGGGGGCGGCCACCGCCCGCCGCTTCCTGGAGATCGCCTTAGAAGAGGGCCTGGAGCTTTTCTTCGTGAACCTCGTCCGCCTGGCCCAGGAGAAGCTCCAGGCCTACATCGGGGAGAGGCCCTTCGTGAGCGTGGCCCTCACCGACTTTGACGAGGGGCGGTGCCTCGCCGCCTGGCCCGACAGGGAGGTGTACCGTGGATGA
- a CDS encoding precorrin-8X methylmutase yields the protein MDDLIKAQKNPAHQMTEKGRAIEEESFRIVDQEAGPHGFSPLEWPVVRRMIHATADFEYKALTRFSQGAVEAGLKAIQAGARILVDARMIACGLNPERLRLFGNEVVELLAHPEVVARAKATGGTRAEAAVAYAWEKGLLDGAIVGVGNAPTFLLALVEAIRQGARPALVLGMPVGFVNVLEAKRALMEAPVPWIVTEGRKGGSTLVVAALHALIRLAADGGVDTSRAYREG from the coding sequence GTGGATGACCTGATCAAGGCGCAGAAAAACCCTGCCCACCAGATGACGGAAAAAGGGCGGGCCATAGAGGAGGAGAGCTTCCGCATCGTGGACCAGGAAGCGGGGCCCCACGGCTTCTCCCCCCTGGAGTGGCCCGTGGTGCGCCGGATGATCCACGCCACCGCCGACTTTGAGTACAAGGCGCTCACCCGCTTTAGCCAAGGGGCGGTGGAGGCGGGGCTAAAGGCCATCCAAGCGGGGGCGCGGATCCTGGTGGACGCCCGGATGATCGCCTGCGGCCTAAACCCGGAAAGGCTCAGGCTCTTCGGCAACGAGGTGGTGGAGCTCCTCGCCCACCCTGAGGTGGTGGCAAGGGCCAAGGCCACGGGGGGAACCCGGGCCGAGGCGGCGGTGGCCTACGCCTGGGAAAAGGGGCTTCTGGACGGGGCCATCGTGGGGGTGGGGAACGCCCCCACCTTCCTCCTCGCCCTGGTGGAGGCCATCCGGCAAGGGGCGAGGCCCGCCCTGGTCCTGGGGATGCCCGTGGGCTTCGTGAACGTCCTGGAGGCCAAGCGGGCCCTCATGGAAGCCCCGGTGCCCTGGATCGTCACGGAGGGCCGAAAAGGGGGAAGCACCCTGGTGGTGGCCGCCCTCCACGCCCTGATCCGCCTCGCGGCGGACGGGGGGGTGGACACCTCCAGGGCCTACAGGGAGGGGTAG